A window of Aerococcus urinae contains these coding sequences:
- the tnpC gene encoding IS66 family transposase → MTLNREQQLLEEIKVLKKMINHQKRVIDSQQSSIDNKQNELNHQNKLLKNKEVTIAHQDELIRYLKKKLYGRSKENLVNNNQLSLFEIDACDLTSEEEDEAIETINYRRKKRPKGRKQVVLEHFSDYDLHYTLEGEDRNCSNCQQEMAEIGQKKIRQQLRYVPAEIRCENVIQHSYKCTNCSELAGKEMVISADVPKPVFNGSYATASLVSHSLQQKYELKIPAYRQEGEWEKMGLPLSRQTLINWHEKAAEYYFEPLYRLLSGKLIKQPVIHMDETSYKVIEHEKEKTYYWLACSSRETQQQIYLYHHSPGRSFNDLSEGMADYEGVIHCDMWHVYPKINGATIAGCWAHLRRKFYEALPPKKYQGQFLSSWAVKQCDQFFTLEKKWQDLSIYKRLDKRQTTLKVKIDHFFERLRQESPTAGGKLGTAIAYALKYEAYFKTFLENGAVEMSNNRAERGIKALVIGRKNWLFSTSFKGAQYSGIILSIIETAKANGLDPEKYLTFLLSAMPNEKTLSEKVLEDYLPWHPAIQAICRKKSKRELLK, encoded by the coding sequence ATGACTTTAAATCGAGAACAGCAATTACTTGAAGAAATTAAAGTATTGAAGAAAATGATCAATCATCAAAAACGTGTTATCGACAGTCAGCAGTCATCCATCGACAATAAGCAGAATGAATTAAATCATCAAAATAAACTATTGAAAAATAAAGAAGTAACGATTGCTCATCAAGATGAATTGATTCGTTATTTGAAGAAGAAACTCTATGGTCGTTCAAAAGAAAACTTAGTAAATAACAATCAGCTAAGCCTTTTTGAGATTGATGCTTGTGATTTGACCAGTGAAGAAGAGGATGAAGCAATCGAAACGATTAACTATCGTCGCAAAAAGCGACCAAAAGGTCGTAAACAAGTAGTGCTTGAACACTTTTCTGATTATGATCTTCATTACACATTAGAAGGTGAAGATCGCAATTGCTCTAATTGTCAACAAGAAATGGCAGAAATTGGCCAAAAGAAAATTCGCCAACAGTTACGCTACGTTCCTGCGGAAATTCGTTGTGAGAATGTTATTCAGCATAGCTATAAATGTACGAATTGTTCAGAATTAGCGGGTAAAGAGATGGTGATCAGTGCGGATGTCCCAAAACCTGTCTTTAATGGGAGCTATGCGACCGCAAGTCTTGTTTCCCACTCACTTCAACAAAAATATGAACTGAAAATTCCTGCTTACCGTCAGGAAGGTGAATGGGAAAAGATGGGCCTACCGCTTTCTCGTCAAACGCTCATTAATTGGCATGAAAAAGCTGCAGAATATTACTTTGAGCCGCTTTATCGACTGCTTTCTGGAAAGCTAATCAAACAGCCAGTCATCCATATGGATGAAACGAGTTATAAGGTCATTGAGCATGAGAAAGAAAAGACCTACTACTGGTTAGCGTGTTCTTCTCGAGAAACTCAGCAACAAATTTATCTCTATCACCATTCCCCTGGACGAAGCTTTAATGACCTTTCCGAAGGAATGGCTGACTATGAGGGTGTGATTCATTGCGATATGTGGCATGTCTATCCCAAAATAAATGGAGCGACTATCGCTGGTTGTTGGGCGCATCTAAGACGAAAGTTTTATGAGGCCTTACCACCTAAAAAATATCAAGGTCAATTTCTCAGCTCATGGGCAGTGAAACAATGTGACCAATTTTTCACATTAGAAAAGAAATGGCAAGATTTATCGATATATAAACGTCTAGATAAACGCCAGACAACTTTAAAAGTAAAAATTGACCACTTTTTTGAACGCCTTCGTCAGGAATCACCTACTGCTGGAGGAAAATTAGGAACAGCCATCGCCTATGCCCTAAAATATGAAGCTTATTTCAAAACATTTTTGGAAAATGGTGCGGTTGAAATGAGCAATAACCGGGCAGAGCGTGGCATAAAAGCACTCGTTATAGGGAGGAAAAATTGGTTGTTTTCTACCTCTTTTAAAGGTGCTCAGTATTCTGGAATCATTCTATCGATCATTGAAACAGCTAAGGCCAATGGCCTTGATCCTGAAAAATATCTCACTTTCCTATTAAGTGCCATGCCGAATGAAAAGACACTCAGTGAAAAAGTGCTTGAGGATTATCTTCCCTGGCATCCCGCTATCCAAGCGATCTGTCGAAAAAAATCAAAAAGAGAATTACTTAAATAA